TCGAACAAATCCGCCTGCAAGCAGAAATTGCAGTGGAAGAGGCTGATTTAATTATTATGATGACTAGTGTAGTTGATGGGGTTACAGAAACCGATGAAATGATCGCCCGTCTACTGCAAAAGTCTGATAAGCCTGTCCTCTTAGCGGTAAATAAGGTGGATAATCCCGAATTACAAGCAGAAATTTACGATTTTTACCGACTAGGCCTTAATGATCCCTATCCTATCTCAGGTGCCCATGGCTTAGGAATTGGGGATCTCTTGGCAGAAATCTACCGTCTCTTTCCTTTAGAAGATGAGGATAGCGAAGATGAGGAAACGATTTCTTTTGCCTTAATTGGACGGCCAAATGTGGGGAAATCCTCCTTAGTAAATGCGATTTTGGGTGAGAACCGTGTGATTGTTTCTGATATTGCTGGCACCACCCGAGATGCAGTGGATACTTACTTTTCATATAATGAGCGCAGTTTTAAAATTATTGACACTGCAGGGATTCGCCGAAAAGGGAGAGTCTCTGAATCAACTGAAAAATATAGTGTCATGCGGTCGATGTCTGCGATTGAACAGGCATCTGTTGTCTTGCTCGTCCTCAATGCCGAAGAAGGGATCCGTGATCAAGATAAGACCGTAGCTGGCTACGCTCATGAGGCAGGGAAGGGAATTATTATTATAGTTAACAAATGGGATGCCCTAAAAAAAGACAGCCACACCATGAAGGAATTTGAAGATAATATCCGCGCTCAATTCCAATTTCTATCCTATGCACCTATCCTTTTTGTCTCTGCGAAAAGTAAGCAGCGTTTAGATAAGATTCCAGATCTTATTATCCAAGTTCATGAAAACTTTAACCGTCGGATTCAATCCTCCCTACTTAATCAAGTCTTGGCGGATGCTATCCGCATTAATCCAGCGCCTTCAGATAAAGGGAAAAAGTTACGGGTTTACTATATGACTCAGGTGAGTGTCGGGCCACCGACCTTTGTCGTGATGGTCAACGATACTGATCTCATGCATTTTTCCTATGAGCGCTTCCTAGCTAACCAAATTCGGCAAGCCTTTGATTTTAGTGGAACCCCCCTACATATTATTAGCAGAAATCGACGGTAAAACATTGAAATATAAGGTATAAATGTTGTTATGACGTGCTTTCTGTGGTATATTTATAGAGAATTGTCATTGATGATAATTCTCCATTCACGAGAAGAATGGAAATATTTTTGGAGGTGTAAAAATGGCTAATAAAGCTGACTTAGTACAAAAAGTAGCTGAATCAACTGGTGAATCGAAGAAAAATGTTCAACCAGTCGTTGATGCAGTATTTTCTTCAATTGAAAACTTTTTAGCTGATGGGGAAAATGTTCAAATTATCGGTTTTGGTAATTTTGAAGTACGTGAACGTGCCGCTCGTAAGGGACGTAACCCACAAACAGGTGACGAAATTCAAATTCCAGCAAGTAAAGTACCTGCATTTAAAGCAGGTAAAGGTTTAAAAGACGTTGTTAAGGGCTAATCTTCCTTAACTTGAAACTGCCAAGTTCTCAGAAGGACTTGGCAGTTTTTATTTATTACTTATCGGTAGGGTTAAGCTTTATATCTATGCTAAAATAAACAAATATGGAGGTTAGCATGAAGGAATTATATGAAGAAATCACAGAATTGATTGTTCAAGAAAAATATGACCAAGCCCAAGAAAAATTAGCGGTCTTGCTTAACCAACTGATTAAAAGGGGAAGTAAGGAAGATTTTGCTCAGCTGGGCTATAATTTCCAACAACTTGGCTTTATTCCCTATGCCAAGGCAATTTATCAGGAAGCCGCTAAGTGCTATCCCGGCGAAGCCACCTGGCCTTTGCTATTGGGAGAATTGGCTATGGACGATGGCCGCTATGAAGAGGGCTTGGATTACCTACTCAGTATTGATCCAAATGATGATTTATATCTGGAAGCCTTGCTATTGGAAGCTGACGCTTATCAAATGCTCAGTCTACCTGAAGTTAGTCTGGCTAAATTGAAGGAAGCCAACCAACTGGCTCCTGGTCAAGAGGCGATAGAATTTGGTATGGCTCAATTAGTCTTTACTATGGGGGACTTCAAAGAAGCCCTTAAACTTTACCATGACCTGAGTCAAAAGGAGGGTCTGAGCCCTGAAATTGGAGAAGAAGTGAAAGATAACTATCAGTATGCCCTAGTTGCTACCGGTCAATATGACAAGGCGGCTCAGCTGCTTTCTAGTAAAGAAAACAGCGCACTGAGCCAGGCTGAGAAGGAACAACTAGCTTTTCTGGCTTACCATGACCAGGATTATAGCTATTGCGACCAATTACTGAGTCCTCTCTATGAAAATAATTTGCTAGATCCTTCCTATTACCTACTTTTATCCAAGTGTAAATGGGAGCTTCATGAAAGCGATCAGGCTCTAAGAGTCATTAATGAAGCCATTAGTAAGGACCCTTATGCCAGCGTCTTATACATGGAAAGAGCAAATTTCTATTTCTACCTTAAGGAATTCAAGCGGGCCCAAGCAGACTATGAGAAGGTCCTAGAAGCTGATGAGGATAATATCAGAGCTTATCAACAATTATTACGTTTGGCTTTAGACTCTGATAATGAGGATAGGGCTCAAGAACTTATTGAGGCCATAAAGGATAAGGGGATCAGTGATGGAAATAGTCACTGGTTAATGGCCCAGTTCTATAATCAAACGGAAAATTATGATCAAGCCCGAAAATATTATGACCTGGCTAGTCGCGATTTAAAAGATGACAATGACTTCTTAGTGGATTATATTTATTTCTTAAGGGAAGAGGGTCAATTTAGAAAAATTGTCAAACTATTAGCTGATAAACCAGAACTCAAGCAATCCTCAGCGCTTAGCTCAGTTATCGACCAAGTAAAAGACTGGGAACAGGAGCTTTAAGTCATGCTATAATGGTGCATATGAAGATTGATAGTGAAAGGAAGCGATCAAGATGAAGGTAATGGTTACTGGTTTTTTAGGAAAAATGGGACAGACGACTGTCAATATGATTAATGAAAGTGACGACTTTACGCTAGCAGCCCTCGTTAACCATCATTTAGACCAACATCAAGACGACTTGGAAACTTTTAAAGGCTTGGCGCCAATTTACTCTAGTGTGGAAGAAGCCTTAGGGGAGGTTGAAGTTGATGCTGTGGTTGACTTTACCCATCCAAGTGTGGTATTTGATCATTGTAAAACTTATATTGAACATAATATCCATCCTATCATTGGGACTTCAGGTTTAGAAAGCGATGAAATAAACCGCTTACAAGCTCTAGCCAGTGTAAAGAAACTAGGTGGAGTGATTGCACCTAACTTTGCGATTTCATCCGTCCTCATGCAACTATTTAGTCAAGAAGCAGCCAAATATTTGGACCATGTCGAAATTATTGAATTGCACCATGCGCAAAAAGCGGATGCGCCTAGTGGTACCGCCATTAAGACAGCGGATTTAATCCATGAAAGTCAAAAGCAAAAAGAGGATATTGTTGTTAACCGTAATGAATCTTTAGCTGGGGCTCGTGGGGCTGATTATAAGGGGATTCCTATTCATAGTGTCCGTTTGCCTGGCTTAAATTCTCATCAAATTGTTCAATTTGGTGCGCCAGGAGAAGGTTTGACCATCCGCCAAGACTCCTATAACCGTGAATCTTATATGCATGGTGTTACTCTTGCTCTAAAGGTTTGTGAACAATTAGAGGAATTTGTCTACGGATTGGAACACATTTTATGATTATTGATAATAGAGAATTTCAAAAAGCCTTACCGGTTTTAAAGAAAATAGAGACTTTCGGTTACCAAGCCTACTTTGTCGGAGGCTGTATCCGTGATGCTTTATTGGGATTGGCTAGCCATGATGTCGACATCGCCACCAGCGCTTTCCCCGAAGAAATTCAGGCAATCTTCCCCAAACATTTTGATGTAGGCCTAGAACATGGAACGGTTATGGCTTATTTCAATGGAGACACCTATGAAATCACTACCTTTAGAACGGAATCTGAATACGAAGATTACCGCAGACCTAAAGAGGTAACTTTTGTTCGCTCCCTAGAGGAAGACCTTCTTCGCCGTGATTTTACGATTAACGCAATGGCCATGGGTACTGAAGGGCAGTTAATTGATTATTTTCAGGGTCAAGAAGATTTAAAAGCAGGACGGTTACGAGCGGTAGGAAAGGCCCATGACCGCTTTCAAGAGGATGCTCTAAGGATGATGCGGGCAGTGCGCTTTGCCAGTCAATTAGGCTTTGAACTTGAGACTGATACTGCCCAAGCCATCAAGGAATCAGCACCCTTACTTGAAAAAATTGCTGTGGAGCGGATAGAGACAGAGATGGCTAAATTATGGCAAGGCCAACACTGGCAAGCCGGCCTGACCGATTTTATTGATTTACAGCTCTATCGTTACTGCCCTTTAACGGAAAATGGACAGGCAAGCTTCCAAAAAATGTTGGATGTCTTGAGTCCTGAGCAGGTTTTTCCTAGTGATACTTTTGCTTGGGCAGTTTATTTTTTCCTGGCTAAGTGTGACTTGCAATTTATTGATGACTTTACCCGAGCTTGGAAAATGTCGAATAAACAGAACCGATTAATTAAGGAATATTTCCTAGCCTTAACCGCCCGTCAAGAAAGTCAGTCTGCTTGGACAGCGCAATTACTCTATCGTTTTGGCTTAAACACAGCTCAAACAGTGGAAAATTTCATTCAAAGAGAAGGCCAGGCTAAGAGTGAATTTGCTCGCCATTTCCCTAAAGGAAAAGCCGGGCAAGTGGAAGCCATATGGGAAGCGCTGCCTATCCATAGCCGTAAAGACTTAGCCCTTAATGGCCGCGATATTATTGCTGACTTAGCCCCGAATGATAAACGCCTTATTGGCCAGTATCTTAATCAGGCTGAAGCAGCTGTGGTTAATGAACAATGTCCTAATAGCAAGGACGACTTACTAGCCTATTTGAAAGCCAATCAATGAACTCAAAATAGAAGGAGTGTACGGTAGATGCCTGTTAAATATGCCGTGGTTGATTTAGAGACTACCGGTACCAAATATAACCGTGGCGACCGCATTATTCAAATTGGGGTTGTTTTTTTAGAAGGGCAGAAAAAGATTGGTGAATTTAAAAGCAACATCCAGCCACTCATCCCTGTTCCTAAAAATATTAGCGATTTAACTGGTATCCAGACTGAAGATTTACGGGATGCCCCCCTATTTGAAGACATTGCTCCAGACCTCTTTCAACAATTACAAGATTGTGTCTTTGTGGCCCACAACATTAATTTTGATTATAAATTTCTTAGTGCTTCCTTTGAAGGCGTAGGCTTACCGGCACTTGATCTAGAGGGGATCGATACAGTGGAATTAATCCGCGTCCTATATCCCCAGGCAGACAGCTATAAGCTAGGAGATTTTTCTCTTGACCATGGCATTAATCTAGTGAAGGCCCATACTGCTATTGAAGACGCCCGGGCAACTGCTCAATTACTAGTCCAAGTCATGGATAAAGTGGCCAGCCTCCCTGAATCTTTATATCAAGCAATGCAGCCCGGGTTAAAATTTTTCATACGCCAAACTGGAAAATATTTCAGCTATTGGTATAATCAGGCCCATTGTCAGAGAAATAAGGGCCTGATCCGTGGATCATTTACCCTTAATCCTGAAATTAATGTGGGTCTATACAGGCCGCTAGCTGGTACAGAAGAAGACCAAGATAGTGGTCATCTGAATATCCAAGAGGATGTAATGAATTTCTTTGACCAAAATAGTGACCAATTTGCCTTTTTGAAAGCCAATTCGGGCCAAGGAAAAACCTATAACAGTATCTTAGGTCAATTACAAGTTGCTTCTAAGACTGGAAAACATTTAATCGTATCTTTTCCCAATAATGTCATGATCAGACAATGGCAAGAAGACCACCTGCAAGAATTGGTGAATCAATTGGGGCGAAGGATACAAGTGGCGGTCTTAAAAAGTAAGGACCATTATCTCGATTTAAACACCTTCCAAGTTTATATCAATTACCTGAAGGCTAAGGAAAATCATGTTTCTAAAAATGAAAGTATGTTTACCTTGTCCTTATTACTTTGGGTAAGTGAGACGCAAACAGGAGATTTAGCGGAATTAAATCATGGCTTGAGACAATCTCCCCTCTGGGAACAGTGGGATAATCTGGCACTCTATCAGAATCATTATCATAGTGACCAGATGCCTATGCAGTGGAATTATTACCAACACCAATTACACTTAGCCAAAAAGGCTGATATTATTTGGACCAACCACGCCTACTTAATTCGCCATAAAGAGGACTTAGTCGCTAATGGATTGTGGACTAAGGCAAGCGACCTGATTATTGATG
The nucleotide sequence above comes from Aerococcus urinae. Encoded proteins:
- the der gene encoding ribosome biogenesis GTPase Der; protein product: MKTLNIAIVGRPNVGKSTIFNRIAGQRISIVEDVPGVTRDRVYAQGEWLGRKLRLIDTGGIEFNDEPFVEQIRLQAEIAVEEADLIIMMTSVVDGVTETDEMIARLLQKSDKPVLLAVNKVDNPELQAEIYDFYRLGLNDPYPISGAHGLGIGDLLAEIYRLFPLEDEDSEDEETISFALIGRPNVGKSSLVNAILGENRVIVSDIAGTTRDAVDTYFSYNERSFKIIDTAGIRRKGRVSESTEKYSVMRSMSAIEQASVVLLVLNAEEGIRDQDKTVAGYAHEAGKGIIIIVNKWDALKKDSHTMKEFEDNIRAQFQFLSYAPILFVSAKSKQRLDKIPDLIIQVHENFNRRIQSSLLNQVLADAIRINPAPSDKGKKLRVYYMTQVSVGPPTFVVMVNDTDLMHFSYERFLANQIRQAFDFSGTPLHIISRNRR
- a CDS encoding HU family DNA-binding protein, with amino-acid sequence MANKADLVQKVAESTGESKKNVQPVVDAVFSSIENFLADGENVQIIGFGNFEVRERAARKGRNPQTGDEIQIPASKVPAFKAGKGLKDVVKG
- a CDS encoding tetratricopeptide repeat protein, translated to MKELYEEITELIVQEKYDQAQEKLAVLLNQLIKRGSKEDFAQLGYNFQQLGFIPYAKAIYQEAAKCYPGEATWPLLLGELAMDDGRYEEGLDYLLSIDPNDDLYLEALLLEADAYQMLSLPEVSLAKLKEANQLAPGQEAIEFGMAQLVFTMGDFKEALKLYHDLSQKEGLSPEIGEEVKDNYQYALVATGQYDKAAQLLSSKENSALSQAEKEQLAFLAYHDQDYSYCDQLLSPLYENNLLDPSYYLLLSKCKWELHESDQALRVINEAISKDPYASVLYMERANFYFYLKEFKRAQADYEKVLEADEDNIRAYQQLLRLALDSDNEDRAQELIEAIKDKGISDGNSHWLMAQFYNQTENYDQARKYYDLASRDLKDDNDFLVDYIYFLREEGQFRKIVKLLADKPELKQSSALSSVIDQVKDWEQEL
- the dapB gene encoding 4-hydroxy-tetrahydrodipicolinate reductase; the protein is MKVMVTGFLGKMGQTTVNMINESDDFTLAALVNHHLDQHQDDLETFKGLAPIYSSVEEALGEVEVDAVVDFTHPSVVFDHCKTYIEHNIHPIIGTSGLESDEINRLQALASVKKLGGVIAPNFAISSVLMQLFSQEAAKYLDHVEIIELHHAQKADAPSGTAIKTADLIHESQKQKEDIVVNRNESLAGARGADYKGIPIHSVRLPGLNSHQIVQFGAPGEGLTIRQDSYNRESYMHGVTLALKVCEQLEEFVYGLEHIL
- a CDS encoding CCA tRNA nucleotidyltransferase, with amino-acid sequence MIIDNREFQKALPVLKKIETFGYQAYFVGGCIRDALLGLASHDVDIATSAFPEEIQAIFPKHFDVGLEHGTVMAYFNGDTYEITTFRTESEYEDYRRPKEVTFVRSLEEDLLRRDFTINAMAMGTEGQLIDYFQGQEDLKAGRLRAVGKAHDRFQEDALRMMRAVRFASQLGFELETDTAQAIKESAPLLEKIAVERIETEMAKLWQGQHWQAGLTDFIDLQLYRYCPLTENGQASFQKMLDVLSPEQVFPSDTFAWAVYFFLAKCDLQFIDDFTRAWKMSNKQNRLIKEYFLALTARQESQSAWTAQLLYRFGLNTAQTVENFIQREGQAKSEFARHFPKGKAGQVEAIWEALPIHSRKDLALNGRDIIADLAPNDKRLIGQYLNQAEAAVVNEQCPNSKDDLLAYLKANQ
- a CDS encoding exonuclease domain-containing protein, translated to MPVKYAVVDLETTGTKYNRGDRIIQIGVVFLEGQKKIGEFKSNIQPLIPVPKNISDLTGIQTEDLRDAPLFEDIAPDLFQQLQDCVFVAHNINFDYKFLSASFEGVGLPALDLEGIDTVELIRVLYPQADSYKLGDFSLDHGINLVKAHTAIEDARATAQLLVQVMDKVASLPESLYQAMQPGLKFFIRQTGKYFSYWYNQAHCQRNKGLIRGSFTLNPEINVGLYRPLAGTEEDQDSGHLNIQEDVMNFFDQNSDQFAFLKANSGQGKTYNSILGQLQVASKTGKHLIVSFPNNVMIRQWQEDHLQELVNQLGRRIQVAVLKSKDHYLDLNTFQVYINYLKAKENHVSKNESMFTLSLLLWVSETQTGDLAELNHGLRQSPLWEQWDNLALYQNHYHSDQMPMQWNYYQHQLHLAKKADIIWTNHAYLIRHKEDLVANGLWTKASDLIIDECHQLPQIIEKDLAVHQNLADINDYLNQQEHFFGQLTDKYYLDTSNRVIEEVLYTWQDQLQNALKTFDHVLDELLNHDSHEAVYFSGTDPRLYNTYLLFAQLWEDLKGVQRVYGTSLAMAQKEKLLKQNHIQKWLQALGLGQKIIEDIQKLFTNKNDYYYIISYPENYPRVSAYPKAVADFMSEIWEKCPSQVLFLSATVNLPESRRSLESMYGVKKYHLYTYPIDQTIYANKGLYILSDYPSLHDLSETESIHYLAEILQALLINGDKKIYLMLNSKQLLAALNHFIQESWPEELIAVTFIQGKKYGHQDAISRYNDSHHGLLIGLQALTEGLHLPTHSDYYLLARLPFRSPDEVREQARRDYWQERNQSYFYQESLPQMLLRLKQSLGRMLSDRFPAAFIVLDKRIFYSSYKDMIDKVLGDELRVEEVSLDAILKSD